One genomic region from Populus nigra chromosome 8, ddPopNigr1.1, whole genome shotgun sequence encodes:
- the LOC133701867 gene encoding O-fucosyltransferase 29 translates to MGVANKAWRLSLLSEKPNLALSNQSNGKHYQYHQNIYNDWRWWRSSATQQHRRKVPWSLVCGLMLFGLGLVSLFTGHVASDLEWYSQRLVKRSLFYSRLEGRRREAIDIWKSKYSNLFYGCSERGRNFPPAVRERASNGYLLIAASGGLNQQRTGITDAVVVARILNATLVVPELDHHSYWKDDSDFVNIFDVDWFISYLAKDVTIVKRVPDKVMRSMEKPPYTMRVPRKSPPEYYLDQVLPILLRRRVVQLTKFDYRLASNLEEELQKLRCRANYHALRFTKPIQEIGERLVTKMRKMAKRYIAIHLRFEPDMLAFSGCYFGGGEKERFELGEIRKRWATLPDLSPDGERERGKCPLTPHEVGLMLRALGFANDTYLYVASGEIYGGEETLRPLRELFPNFYTKEMLAIKELKSFFPFSSRMAAIDYIVCDESDVFVTNNNGNMAKILAGRRRYAGHKRTIRPNAKKLSALFKARDRMDWDTFAKKVKASQRGFMGEPDEVRPGRGDFHEYPSCICEKPFTDDENRKGEDLLSDRIHMNFKENVDSKYVGENQGDKSLQRLKKRSIEEPISLRENKDGENFPD, encoded by the exons ATGGGAGTGGCCAACAAGGCTTGGAGGCTTAGCTTGTTATCGGAAAAACCGAACCTGGCGCTTTCTAACCAATCAAACGGAAAACATTatcaatatcatcaaaatatttacAATGACTGGCGGTGGTGGAGATCTTCGGCGACCCAGCAGCACCGGAGGAAGGTGCCGTGGTCGCTTGTTTGCGGTTTGATGCTGTTTGGTTTGGGATTGGTTTCTCTCTTCACTGGACACGTGGCTTCTGATCTTGAGTGGTACTCTCAACGATTAGTCAAGCGCAGCCTCTTCTACTCTAGGCTG GAGGGAAGGCGACGTGAAGCAATTGATATTTGGAAATCAAAATACTCGAATCTCTTCTATGGATGTAGCGAAAGAGGGCGTAATTTTCCTC CTGCCGTACGTGAGCGGGCATCAAATGGCTATTTGCTTATTGCTGCAAGCGGAGGGTTGAACCAACAAAGAACTGGA ATAACAGATGCTGTGGTTGTTGCACGGATTCTTAATGCTACATTAGTTGTGCCTGAGCTAGATCATCACTCCTATTGGAAGGATGATAG TGACTTTGTCAACATTTTTGACGTTGATTGGTTCATTTCTTACCTTGCAAAAGATGTCACCATTGTGAAAAGAGTTCCTGACAAAGTCATGAGGTCAATGGAAAAACCCCCATATACCATGCGTGTCCCAAGAAAATCCCCTCCTGAGTATTATCTGGATCAAGTTCTGCCAATATTATTAAGGAGACGT GTTGTGCAGTTGACGAAGTTTGACTATAGGCTTGCAAGTAACCTTGAAGAAGAGCTGCAAAAGTTGCGCTGCCGGGCTAATTATCATGCTTTAAGATTTACAAAACCCATACAAGAAATTGGAGAGAGGCTCGTGACAAAAATGCGAAAGATGGCAAAACGTTACATTGCAATTCACTTGAG GTTTGAACCTGATATGCTTGCGTTTTCTGGGTGTTACTTTGGTGGGGGTGAAAAGGAGAGATTTGAGCTTggtgaaataagaaaaagatgGGCAACATTACCT GATTTAAGCCCTGATGGAGAGCGTGAGAGAGGAAAATGTCCACTCACTCCTCATGAAGTGGGATTAATGCTGCGTGCCCTAGGTTTTGCTAACGACACATACCTCTATGTTGCATCTGGAGAAATATACGGTGGGGAAGAGACTTTGAGACCCCTTAGAGAACTCTTCCCAAACTTCTATACGAAGGAGATGCTTGCAATCAAAGAGCTGAaatctttttttccattttcctcTCGCATGGCAGCCATTGACTACATTGTCTGTGATGAGAGTGATGTCTTTGTCACAAATAACAATGGAAACATGGCCAAGATTCTTGCTGGTCGAAG GAGATATGCTGGGCATAAGAGGACCATCAGACCGAATGCAAAGAAGCTCAGTGCATTGTTCAAGGCAAGGGATCGGATGGACTGGGATACATTTGCCAAAAAGGTGAAAGCAAGCCAGAGAGGATTTATGGGAGAACCCGATGAGGTGAGGCCTGGACGAGGTGACTTTCATGAATATCCATCTTGTATCTGTGAGAAGCCATTTACGGATGATGAAAACAGAAAGGGCGAAGATCTACTGTCAGATAGAATTCATATGAACTTTAAGGAAAATGTTGATTCCAAGTATGTTGGGGAGAATCAAGGTGACAAAAGCCTCCAGAGATTGAAGAAGAGAAGCATAGAAGAACCAATATCTTTAAGAGAGAACAAGGACGGTGAAAATTTTCCTGACTAA